tagagtcttgtttatgggtgtgttgcgcgccatactTATAGGCAGGAaactactaggcgtttaggaatatttctcttctttgtgactTAACTCGTGCTTCAGGGTCTAATCTGTCCCTTAATTAATGatatcttattttttagaaaaccaGCTATGCCTCCCCATCGCACCAACATTAATACTCAAGAGGATGAAATCCGTCCCACTAATGGGATGAGGACACGTGACAGAGCTCACACTTCAGAACCTGTCCCTACTCTTGGAGTCTCTCCAGTACCAACCAATCCACCTAGGGCGCTATGGACCAATGTTAACCGTCCCTCGATTACTCAGAGAGATATTTCGAATGCAGAATTTAGacaatctattcatatgctgacacagttggtggCTAATCAGGCCCAACaatcagaagatgttgggtctacaCCTGTTATATCTGAAGCTACTAAGGTGGGtcatttcatgagaatgaacccgcctaaGTTTACTGGCACTAAAGTAGAAGAGAATCCGCAAGAGTTCacagatgaaatggagaagatttttagagtgttGCATGTGGAACAAGTGGAAGGTGCCGAACTAGGGGCttatcagctaaaggatgtaTCGAACCAATGGTATGATGAGTAGAAAGAGGCGAAGGGTGACAGTGTTGAGCCCACAGTGTGGGATGAATCTgtgaaagcttttcttgacctattctttcctttggagataagggaagCTAAAGTAGAGGAGTACATGAACCTTAAGAAGGGTAGGATGAGTGTTCaagagtatactttaaagtttaatcaaCTGGCCCATTATGCTCCTGAGCTGACGAGTAGTATAAGGGCctgaataaggaagtttgctttcgGCCTTTCAAATGATCCGGTGCTTGAATGTCAAGGGGTGATGCTAAATAGGGAATTGAACTTTGCTAGGCTGACAGTCTATATGCAGTAGattaaggagaaaaagaaaaaaaagatagtcGAGTCTAGAGAGAAGGAAAGGCAAGCGAAGAGAGCCAGATTAGCGGATCAGAACCCCAGTCAGCAGCAGGGTGGTAATTGGGGTAACAAGTGGCAACATAAAAAGTTTTGGGACAAGGCACAATCTGCAGCtagcgccccagcacccagaccccCAGTTGATAGATGCCCCCAGAGTTTTCAAACTAGTCATGGACCCAGAGCTTGGGATACTCAGTCGCAGGGTAGTGTGGCACAACAGCATCATACTTTTCCACAGTGCAAGACTTATGGTAGGAATCACCCGAGAAAGTGTCAACTAGGCGCATTTGTGTGTTATTCTTGTGGTCAGATGGGCTACTTCCAGAGAGATTATCCCTCCGCTAGGAGGAATATTGGTGGAGCTAAGTCTCAGGAAAACTCTTCCACACCACCACCACCCCAAAAGGGTGCCACTATAGGTGTTGGGAGCGATCGCAATCGGTTATATGCGTTAACCAACCGACAGGAGGCAGAATCCTCACCatatgttgtcaccggtatgttacaaatattttctcatgatatttTTGTGTTACTTGATACCGTGTCTACCTTAttctatgtgaccccatatgtagTGATTAGTTTTGGGTTATAGCCCGAAgtgattgctgaacctttctTTGTTTCCACTCCGGTGAGTGATTCTGTTGTGGCAaggagggtgtataaaaattatgtcatgtctattcttagtagggatacggtggcagaccttatagaacttaaTAGGGTTGCTTTTGATgcgatcctagggatggactggctccattggTGTTATGCCACGCTAGACTGCAGGACCCGAAAGGTTACCTTTTCCTTTCTGAATAAGCCAGTAATAGAGTGGGAGGGgcactctttagcacctagaggacACTTCATATCTTATTACAGAGCCCAAAAATTTATCTCCAagggttgcttgtatcatcttatttgggttaaagattctaacatcGAAAGTCTTTCCCTTCAGTCTATCCCTGTAGTAAATAAATTACCAGAAatttttccagatgatctcctaggaattctacctgatagggagatagattttggtattgatatattgccagatacccgtcctatttctattctgccatatagaatggctcctgtagagctaaaagagttgaaagaacagctagcagatctcccagataaaggttttatcagacctagtgtttctccctaggGTGCACTTGTActcttcgtgtgaaagaaagatggttccctgtgtatgtgcatagattaccgccaattgaataaggtcacagtgaaaaataaatatcttcttcctagaatcgatgacctttttgatcagctttagggtactaagtgtttttctaaaatagaccttcgttcgggatatcatcagttgaaagttagggagtcagacattccaaaaacagccttccgaaccagatatggtcattatgaattcttggtcttgtcctttgggttgactaatgctcctacAGCTTTCATgtacctaatgaatagggttttccatcagttcctagacctgtttgtcatagtttttattgatgacatcttggtttactcAAAGAGTGGGGAGGACTATGTCAATCACCTCTGCGTtgttcttcagaccctcaaaaatcataagttgtatgcgaaATTCTCCATGTATGAATTTTGGCTGAATGTTATTGCTTCTTGGGGCACATTatgtctagtgaagggattaaggttgatccccaaaagattgaggcagtaaggagatggcccagacccacgactccaatcgacatttggagtttcttgggcttggcagggtattatagaaggttcgtagaAAGTTTCTcctccatagctgcaccacttactaagttgactcagaaaaaggtgaagtttttatggtccgactcttatgagaatagttttgagaagttgaaagacaagttgactacggCTCCTACTTTGACTCTTTCGGAAGGCACTGAgggttttgttatgtactgtgatgcatttCGTGTGGGACTTGGATGTGTACTCATGCAGcacggtaaggtggtggcttatgcatctaggaagTTAAAGATGCATGAGCGGAACTaggccactcatgatttggaattagaagttgtggtgtttgcacttagaatttggaggcactatctttatggggtgcatgttgatgttttcactgaccataagagtttacagtatgttttctcacagaaggAACTAAACCTCAGGAAAAGGCGTTGGACAGaacttttgaaagactatgacatgagccttcactatcatTCGAGTAAGACAAATGTTGTAGCCAACGCCCTCAGCAGATTGtccatgggcagtctttctcatgttgagaaagaaaagagagagatagtgaaagatattcaccaacTTATAAATCTAGAAGTGCGACTCTTGGATTCTGAAGATGGGggaatggttgttcatgagatagctacgTCTTCCTTTTCTGCGGAAGTTacagagaagcaggttgaagatcccatcttgatgcaaattaagaatggtgtgggtcagcagaaggtgatgtcttttgagatcggtggtgatggtattttgtgATACCAGGGTATATTATGTGTACCAGATGTGGATGGTTTGCGGAAtagaatccttgacgaagctcacactttgagatatgttgttcacccaggctctactaagatgtactatgatctgAAATCTATATACTGGTGCCATAATATGAAGTGTAAAGTGgctaactttgtttccaagtgtttgaattgccaataagttaaagtagaacatatgaggccaggtggttcttcccaagagatagcttttccCTTGTGAAAgtaggagatgattaatatggacttcattataggactttcgaggtcccaaaaccagtacgattccatttgggtgattgtagatagactgaccaagtcagctcacatTCTGCCTGTCAGGACTAACCATTCGGGTGAGGATTATGCGAAGCTAAaggtgtcaagtgggtcgggctgGGCCAAACCAAAACCGACCCATTTAGTTTAACCGGGTTGTGGGCCAGTTCCGGCCCGGGTTGGAGTTAGGTGGGTCGGGCCGATTCCGGGTTCaatagtaaaaatattgaaaacaaccttgaactggcccacttaacccaatccggttaaacccacctaaatccggtcaaacccagttaaaaatcggtcaaacccgtttaaaaaaaatgaaaaatccaatatacactacatccactacaattatatacactatatacacttcaatatacactatatacactataattatacaatatatattttttaaaatatatataaacaattacacatatatacgtatcattcaatatataattatatatgactatatgtactactttaaataaaacatatactacaaatctACAATagtacaacatatatatatacactacaatatatatatacagttatatactaatttataatacatatacacatttatatgttaaatatatacgcttatagaagatatatacacatatatacgcaccattcaatatatatgtactgctttaaataaaatatatactacaatatacatatatatatatatacacaacaatatgtatatatgtataattacATACTTATTTACTGaatatatacacttgtatacgttgaagatatatgtctatagaagatatatacacatatatacgcaccattcaatatatatgtactactttaaataaagtatatactacaatatatatatatatatacatatatatacacatatatatatatatatttactactatatatatatatatatacttatatactaatttataaaatatatacacttatatacgttaaagatataagtctatagaagatataNNNNNNNNNNNNNNNNNNNNNNNNNNNNNNNNNNNNNNNNNNNNNNNNNNNNNNNNNNNNNNNNNNNNNNNNNNNNNNNNNNNNNNNNNNNNNNNNNNNNtatatatatatatacttacatactaatttataaaacatatacacatggatacgttaaatatacatgtctatagaagatatatacacaccattcaatatatatgtactactttaaatgaaatatatactattctacaatatacatttatatatactacaatatgtatatatatatatatatatatagttatatactaatttgtaaaacatatacacttggatacattaaatatatatgttaaatatacatgtgtatagaagatatatacaataatatataaaacatatactacttaatataataatttcataatacttgatagttaattaatgaacattgaattttattgattacaaaatgatccaaaatttataatttacatgaataaaaaatctacaaactatgcatcattttttccaactcatccatgttaatattaacgggaacttgcataggatagtcaaagtcaatgggggcaaacccatgcattggacttgattctgctgagttctcccacgaagtcataatttcttcaagtttctgctcgtcattcggctccggttccattccttgatttcttctttctgctctaatccaatctctgaggcaaactagaacattcattgcattgcttcccaatgagtgtcggttgtttCCAAGTTGCTGtcatccctgactaaaggcgctctctgatgcaacggttgacattggaacgttcaatatatctctagctaatcttgaaagcacaggatattatgATTcaattcctccaccaatccaacgtgttgatccgtcgtctgtgATCCTTTAGCGTTGACCAAAAATAATACTTAAGCTCCTCCCAATAAGTTGAAGTGTAAGCTCACTCGTCAACACTGTTctaacaaggtaaatcataaaaggagtCAGGAAAACCACAATGTGTCggccttttagaaaatgatggcaCCTCAGGAAGATGAGGAGCGATAGTTGGACTGATATgtgtcggtacagctaaatcaactaaatcagcatagtgattatataatttatctatgtatgCATTGGCATCagacgt
The sequence above is drawn from the Capsicum annuum cultivar UCD-10X-F1 unplaced genomic scaffold, UCD10Xv1.1 ctg43647, whole genome shotgun sequence genome and encodes:
- the LOC124892071 gene encoding uncharacterized protein LOC124892071, producing MPPHRTNINTQEDEIRPTNGMRTRDRAHTSEPVPTLGVSPVPTNPPRALWTNVNRPSITQRDISNAEFRQSIHMLTQLVANQAQQSEDVGSTPVISEATKVGHFMRMNPPKFTGTKVEENPQEFTDEMEKIFRVLHVEQVEGAELGAYQLKDIKEKKKKKIVESREKERQAKRARLADQNPSQQQGGNWGNKWQHKKFWDKAQSAASAPAPRPPVDRCPQSFQTSHGPRAWDTQSQGSVAQQHHTFPQCKTYGRNHPRKCQLGAFVCYSCGQMGYFQRDYPSARRNIGGAKSQENSSTPPPPQKGATIGVGSDRNRLYALTNRQEAESSPYVVT